From a region of the Arachis ipaensis cultivar K30076 chromosome B09, Araip1.1, whole genome shotgun sequence genome:
- the LOC107617626 gene encoding LOW QUALITY PROTEIN: phospholipase D alpha 1-like (The sequence of the model RefSeq protein was modified relative to this genomic sequence to represent the inferred CDS: inserted 2 bases in 1 codon), with the protein MAQILLHGTLHVTIYEVDKLKTSGGNVFTKLVQNIEETVGFGKGVTKLYATIDLEKARVGRTRIIEKDHSNPRWYESFHIYCAHMASNIIXLDGEEVDRWVEILDEDKNPIHGNSKIHVKLQYFDVTKDKNWARGVRSAKFPGVPYTFFSQRRGCKVSLYQDAHVPDNFVPKIPLAGGQTYQPHRCWEDVFDAIEKARHLIYITGWSVYTEITLVRDTRRPKPGGDLTIGELLKKKANEGVRVLMLVWDDRTSVPLLKKDGLMATHDEETEKYFQGTEVHCILCPRNPDDGGSIIQDLQISTMFTHHQKIVVVDSDMPSGDSGKRRIVSFVGGIDLCDGRYDTQFHSLFRTLDTAHHDDFHQPNFAGASIMKGGPREPWHDIHSRLEGPIAWDVLFNFEQRWRKQGGKDLLIPLRELEDVIIPPSPVTFAEDPETWNVQLFRSIDGGAAFGFPETPEDAARAGLVSGKDNIIDRSIQDAYIHAIRRAKNFIYIENQYFLGSCFGWNPDGIKPEDIGALHLIPKELSLKIVSKIEAGERFTVYIVVPMWPEGFPESGSVQAILDWQRRTMEMMYKDIVEALNAKGIVEDPRNYLTFFCLGNREVKKPGEYEPSERPDPDSDYIKAQENRRFMIYVHAKMMIVDDEYIIIGSANINQRSMDGARDSEIAMGAYQPYYLSARELARGQIHGFRIALWYEHLGMIRESFLQPESEECVKMVNQVADKYWDLYSSESLEHDLPGHLLRYPVGVAGDGTITELPGFEFFPDTKGRVLGTKTDYLPPILTT; encoded by the exons ATGGCGCAAATTCTACTGCACGGGACTCTCCATGTCACCATCTATGAGGTCGATAAGCTCAAGACAAGTGGTGGCAATGTTTTCACCAAG CTGGTGCAAAACATCGAGGAGACAGTTGGTTTTGGAAAAGGAGTTACCAAACTGTATGCAACCATTGATCTGGAAAAAGCACGAGTTGGAAGAACCAGGATTATAGAAAAAGACCATAGTAATCCCAGATGGTACGAATCTTTTCACATTTACTGTGCCCACATGGCATCAAACATCAT CTTGGATGGTGAGGAAGTAGATAGATGGGTTGAGATATTGGATGAGGATAAGAACCCAATTCATGGGAACTCAAAGATTCATGTGAAGCTGCAATACTTTGATGTCACAAAAGACAAGAACTGGGCACGTGGTGTTAGGAGTGCTAAATTCCCTGGTGTTCCTTACACCTTCTTCTCGCAAAGAAGAGGCTGCAAGGTTTCTCTTTACCAGGATGCTCATGTCCCTgataattttgtccccaaaaTACCCCTTGCTGGAGGCCAGACTTACCAGCCTCATAGGTGCTGGGAGGATGTGTTTGATGCAATCGAAAAAGCGAGGCACTTGATATACATAACCGGTTGGTCTGTTTACACTGAGATAACATTGGTGAGGGATACAAGGAGGCCAAAGCCTGGTGGAGACTTAACGATTGGTGAGCTTCTCAAGAAGAAGGCGAATGAGGGTGTCAGAGTCTTGATGCTTGTTTGGGATGACAGAACATCTGTTCCATTGTTGAAAAAAGATGGGTTGATGGCTACTCATGATGAAGAAACTGAGAAGTACTTCCAAGGAACTGAAGTGCATTGTATTTTGTGCCCTCGGAATCCTGATGATGGTGGAAGCATTATTCAGGATTTGCAAATCTCTACAATGTTTACTCATCACCAGAAGATTGTGGTGGTGGATAGTGATATGCCTAGTGGAGATTCGGGTAAGAGAAGGATAGTGAGCTTTGTTGGGGGTATTGATCTCTGTGATGGAAGATATGACACTCAATTCCACTCACTTTTCAGAACCTTGGACACCGCACACCATGATGACTTTCATCAGCCAAACTTTGCCGGTGCTTCCATCATGAAAGGTGGTCCTAGGGAGCCTTGGCATGACATCCACTCTCGCCTCGAAGGGCCTATTGCATGGGATGTTCTGTTCAACTTCGAGCAGAGATGGAGGAAGCAAGGTGGAAAGGACTTACTCATTCCACTGAGAGAGCTTGAAGATGTCATCATCCCGCCATCCCCAGTAACATTCGCGGAAGATCCCGAGACATGGAATGTTCAGTTATTCAGATCAATTGATGGTGGAGCTGCTTTTGGCTTCCCAGAGACTCCTGAAGATGCTGCCAGAGCTGGCCTTGTTAGTGGAAAGGATAACATCATAGACCGTAGCATCCAAGATGCTTATATCCATGCAATTAGGCGCGCAAAGAATTTCATCTATATCGAGAATCAGTATTTCCTGGGAAGCTGTTTTGGATGGAACCCTGATGGCATTAAGCCTGAGGACATTGGTGCTTTGCATCTAATTCCAAAGGAGCTTTCACTTAAGATTGTAAGCAAAATCGAAGCCGGGGAGAGGTTCACTGTGTACATTGTGGTTCCAATGTGGCCAGAGGGGTTCCCAGAGAGTGGTTCAGTTCAAGCCATATTGGATTGGCAGAGGAGGACAATGGAGATGATGTACAAGGATATAGTTGAGGCACTCAATGCCAAGGGAATTGTGGAAGATCCCAGAAACTATTTGACATTCTTCTGCCTTGGCAACCGGGAAGTCAAGAAGCCAGGAGAATATGAGCCTTCAGAGAGACCAGACCCTGATTCTGATTACATAAAAGCCCAGGAGAACCGTCGATTCATGATTTATGTCCATGCCAAGATGATGATAG TTGATGATGAATACATAATCATTGGATCCGCAAACATCAACCAGAGATCAATGGATGGTGCAAGAGACTCGGAAATAGCCATGGGAGCTTATCAGCCATACTATTTGAGTGCAAGGGAGCTAGCAAGGGGACAGATCCATGGTTTCCGCATTGCGCTGTGGTATGAGCACCTTGGCATGATCAGAGAATCCTTCCTCCAACCTGAGAGTGAAGAATGTGTCAAGATGGTGAATCAGGTTGCTGACAAGTATTGGGATCTGTATTCCAGTGAGTCCCTTGAGCATGACCTCCCCGGCCACCTTCTGCGCTACCCCGTTGGCGTTGCCGGTGATGGAACTATCACCGAGCTTCCAGGATTTGAGTTCTTCCCTGACACAAAGGGTCGTGTTCTTGGAACCAAAACTGATTACTTGCCCCCTATCCTTACTACTTAA